aaaattattatatttactataaaagaTAACAGTCCCTAAAAATACCTAATTCGGCGGTTGTGGAGTATTCCTTGCggcatttctcttctttgcatTCTCGAGAGCCTTGCGAAGCCGCTCCTGATGTTCCTGATCCTCATCGGTTTTTTTGGGACCAGCGCTAGCCGTAGGGCGAGGACCAGGGAAAAGAACGTCAATAGGGTGGCCTACAGGGGCAGATTCTGATGGGCGGTTCGGCTTGGTGATGGGAGCTTTGCCTAAGGatttgaggaggttgttgatggtGGCGGTAATATCGGCGGGTGCAGCGCGGACACTGTCCAATTTGGATTTAAGATCTGCCTGGATTTTGgcatcctctttctttttgtcgtCCTCGAGTCGTCCGAATACATCGTCATCTGCGTTAGAATAACGTGCTTCGGCAACAGAAACGCCGTAATCGGCATCGTTGAGAGCTGAATCTGCGATGCCGAAATTGTGCAGGATTGATTCGGAATCCTGACGTAGAGAGTCTACTAGGTTATACACAGATCTCAAGATATGTTCGATCTCAGAGTCGGGTAAGTTAGATGAACGAATGGTTGCGGCATCGATCTTCGACAATTTCGCAGAAACATCGTCGAGAAGACTCTGGTTCTCTCCCAGCCCGTGCATGATCGCATCGTCGAATGAATCCATTAACCTGTTCGCCCTCTCATCCCGGTCTTTCGCCGCTTCTAAAATATTTCGCTTCTCCATCTCATCAAACTCCCGATCCAGTTGCTTGAGGGCTACTGAATCTCCCATGAAAACTAGAGGCCGTCTTTCGGTTTTCTTTCGTCGATGTTCACGGTCCAGAGCTATTTCTAGACGTTTCTGGTAGCGAGCCTCAAGCTTTTGGTAGATCCCATTCACTGTTTTCATCGTGTGAGACAAATTGTATTTGTCTGTCACTGAgttcttgatcttgttgTTCTCATGATCAAGCTGGCCAAGCGCCGAGTCATACTGTGTTTGGAGTGCAGAAATCTCTTTCTGCAAGCGTTCATCCAGCGGATTGAACACCTTTGCAATGTAGTCGTCCagttcttgtctttcttcgtctAGTTGAGCACGGGCTTCCGTTTGGCGGAATTCTTCCTCAAGGACATTAATGTCTGCATATCCTATCTCTCTTCCGTTAAACAACGCATCAATGCGTTTCTCGGACTCCTCTTGACGATGCATGCGCTGCTTGTCTACTTTTTCTCTGCGAGATTTGTTCGCAGTCTCCCAGGATTTAACCGCCTCCTTTATATAATCAAAGTCTGTTGAATACTTCTCTAAGTTCTTTCGTGTTGTAATGTGCCATGAGCTTTCTGATTGCTTAGCCAGGGGTGACGATACCATGGAGCGCAGATCATCAACTGGGCCACTAGGCCTTCCTTTCCTGAGTGACATTGGtaaaggagggggaggagacgACTTCCTACGGGATGCCTTGCGGTAAGCAACGCTTTTCTCCCTGATTAGTCCAATGAAAGTTTCGTCGTCATTTCCTGCAAGAGGGGCCGTAGAGTGGGAATCTTCTTGAAATCCTGAGTGCGGGGCGTTCGACATCACCCGCCCACTTTCCGCTGAGGCTTGTCGTAAGGCCGAGTAGGCCTGGTATGCAGGGCGATCAATTACAAGGTGATCGGAGCCCCGTTGAGGGCCTTCGGTGTATCGAAATGGTGTGTATATAGGTTGTGGGGGGTTAGTTGTTAAAGGAGACAACTCCTGCTTATCAAGCATAGAAGGTGGTACCGACGTAGCCCTCAAGGGTTGGGACTGATTTTGATGCCCTAAGCTATGTCCTTTCCCTGGCGGTTGAGAAGCAGGTCTTTGAAGACCAAGAGTACTAGGCGTTTCAACCCTGGGAATGATAGGACGGCCTCCTGGGCTATACTTTCCGTCTTCAAGGTCTTCCGAAGCGTCGGCTGACTCGTTGCCCTCCTCTGATTCAACCGGTATTAAGCCTGACTCGACTGGAGGGGAAGCCTTACCAGACTTCTGGCTTGACTCCTCCGAAGCTGGTGTCGGCTTTTGACTGGGAGCTTCTTCATTTTTGGGTTCATGCTCAATGTTGTACAAGATCTCACGTAGTTTAGTTTCCTTGGACATGAAAGCTGTAAATATCTTGAAGCGCTCCATATCAGAATCAGCAACTGCCTCCTTTCGTAACATAGCCACGTAGCGTTCCAATGAAGACTTGGACCAAGGATCTAAGTCTTCATAGGGATCTAACGGCTTGAGTTGTGGAGATAATGCGTCCACCTTGGCACTGGTTTCGTTAGGGGTGTTGCTTGAGGGGGGAGTATTTGGGCCCGACTGAACTTCTTTACGCGGTACACTGGAATCCTGTTTTACTTTGGGGATCTCAAGCGGGCTGAGCTTCTGCATTGGTGTTGGGCTATCCGTTCGAGAACTGATACTTTGACCAGCTTGGGTGATTGAGGGTTGAAGGTCCGTAGTAACGGGCCGATTCCAGGCTTCAATGACACCATCAATGCTCTCAGACGTCCCAGTGGTAGAGGCAGTACTGTACGTCGACCCAGAAGTATCCGTTCTGATTGGGCGAGGCGGATCTTGAATGCCCTGTGTTGCGCTGGAACTGCTTAAGAAAGGCTGCGCTGCCGTGGTATCTTGGGTATGAACAGGCTGACTTATAGGGGACACATCCGCAGGCGGCGTAGATATCACAGTCTGACTGCCTGAAGTTGCAGTGGGAATTGGTGCAGGGTATCGTGGTGTTGGCTCCGATGTAGCACTTGAATGAGTGCCGTTGCCATGTTTAACCCCAAAagcctccacatcatcaacgTCTCCTGGAGTAGGTGTCAAATGCTCCCAGTCAGAAGGACCACCAGAGCCCAATACAGCGGTGTTTGTGGGAAGAGCATTGTGGCTGGTCTTAGGAGGGACTGGGGGAGCGGTCACAGGTAGGCCAGCTCCACATGGTACGGGATTTGCAGCGGTCAGTGGGACTTGCCCCGATAATGTTGGTTGTGGTGATGAGGCGttagaagaagagagagaggcatGCTGTTGGGCGCTACTGTTTTGCGAACTATGAGACTCTCCAGAAGGAAGGACCGAATACGGCGGAGGCGACAACTGCTGCGATGGTTGACTACCTTGCTGTGGTATTGAGCTTTGGTACCCAGGAGGTACTGGAggtggcggaggtggagatAGAGGGCTAACCACAGGGGCCTGAGATACATGCGGAGCATTCGTCGTCCATTGTGGTTGATATTCTGCAGCTGAAGTTGGAGGCCCATATGTTGGATTGACTTGTAAAGGCTTATTGTCCAACGGGCTCACTATCGGAGACTGTGCACTAGAAGAATGGGCAGGAGTACTCGGGGGCCGAGGCTATAAGATACCGTCAGTACGGTAATGGCTTGGTACACTGGAGTTGAGATTTACAGGAAGCGGCGGAGGCGCGTAGATAGGATATTGCTGCCTGTTGTACTTTACACCCCAAGCGCTAGTATCCATGCCGGCTGAGCCAGGGGCTGGCGAGGCACTTGCGCCAGAGCCAGGCGCGGGACCAGATATAGAGCCATATGTGCTCGGATTATAAGAAGATGCCGAtagtggaggatgaggaggtggtggaggaggaggcggcggagTAGGCCCAGGTGTAGGCTTCCGTGAGGGCCGCTGTTGCGCAGTCGATGGAACCCGCCATTCTGGTACTGGAGGACCCGAATTTTGTTGGCCAGAAGAACTAGACTGAGGATGCGACCCGTAcatatctaaaataatatacgAGTGAGCTGTTGTGCGGCTTGTAGAGGACACTTCCAACTTACTGAAGTGAAGCAGGAACGCGGGGTTTGAGCGTCAGGGGAGTACGAGTCCCGAGTGGTGATGAACTGATCTGCTGACCTGTCGCTGACTTGGACCAACAACACATCTCTTACATGAAGAGTCGTGTTGCTGTGAGGTTAAATTAAGTATAGAGAAAAGAGCAgcaggggaagagaagaaggctgtGCCTAGGTGATTAATCGAACAGTTTATTTTAGGTATCATTTGATCTCCGACTGCGCCTGACGCTATCTCCGGGGTTCCCCACCGGTTTATGTTTAGGCAAACTATTGTTTGTTATTCAGTGTTTAATATGACAGTCCCCTTTTCTGGATCTGCCCGCATACTTGAACTGGGAGAGACgtgagatatatattttcaaattCCATTATATGCATACAAAAACGCAAAACCCAGTATAACTAGTAAAATACATATAATTTAACAGGAAAGCCGAGTCCATCCAATAGCGCTGCATGTGGAAAGGATACGGCGGGATAAAGGGTACACGTGAGACAGCATAACGGGAATCTAGAAGATGCTTGAAAGGAGAGAAGCAATTCCATATCTAATCGGTCACTCTCAGTCGTCTTCCCAACTTCTCTAATTCACCAAtcacaccaccaccggcCAAGCTCCACTTCTCACCAACCCATTCgtcgttgatcttctcccgCAGAAGGCCACTGCGAGCAAAGTATTCCATGAAGCCCCGAGCTTCGTCCCGGGTGAGGCCACCAAGTGTCTGGAGCTCTAGCATGCCTTCTTTGGCGACAGTTGGCTTCGAAGAGTCAAAGGCATCAATAACACGCTTGTCAGCTCCGCTGTATGGATCTGCTTGAGGAAATTCAGGTGCCGAAGCATTCAGGCCAGCCTGGCGAGCAGCGATTTGCTTGAGTGCAACCTCGAAACTGTAGATCGTTGGGTTATTGGAAGCGGAAGTGGAGTAGAGCAAGAGACCACCATTTGGAAGGGCAGGCTTTCCGGTACCAGGCTTCAATAGCCCGAGGAAGTGCCGCACGAACACAAGGTCGTGAGCATGGATGGGTTCAAATTCGACAGAGCGGTATTCGCTGTTCTTCATCCAATGGGCGAGGCCGTCAACAGTTACAAGCATAGGCGGCCGAGGCTTGAAGTTCTTGTCAAATCCAGAAGCAGCGGAGGTTGCAGTAAGCTCAGCCCACAATGCTTGGAAGACGGTCCAGGCAATGGCGGGGTCCTGGATTCCAAGTTTGGCAAGCTCCTCTAGAGTCATTCCAGCTTTAACGGAAGACTTGAGGGCAGCATGCTCCCGGGAGACGTGTAGGGTCTTCAAAACCTGCTCATTGGCGACCACTGTGCGAGACAACAATGTAGCAGTCGCCTCATTCTGAACATACAGGTTTGGGGTTTCATCAGAGAGAGGAGCGTAACCAGTATGCGCAATCACTAGATCCTGGGCTAAAGGACATGTTAGGAAGACTAGAAGGAGACGCATATAGATGATATCTACTTACGCTCTGGAACAGTAAACACAACCCACTGCTTGGTGAAAGCCATGGCCATAGCTTGCAGCAAGTGAACAGTTTTTCCTGACCCTCTGACACCAGTgacgatcttcttgacaGACCTTCCCTTGTCTTGACCCTCATTAGAGATAGAGTCAATCAGTCTGCCCAATTCCAGTGTCTCCCGTCTCACCACTGTGCCAGGCCGGCGGAATATCGACCAGCCCTGTTTAGGCTTGAAAGCCTCAACCGCCCTCAGCTGAGTGAGCATCGGTACAGGAAGGCCGAGAATAGATCCCCGGAGGCGCGCATCGACCATAGTCTCTGATGTGAAGTCCTGCATACCCTCGACTTCAAGGGCGTTGGGATTGCTGAGAACGATACGTTTCCGCAGCGCTTTCCGCTCTCCGACAGGAGGTGGACGCGCCCTTTCAaccggcttcttcttcttcattctgGCGGATTTGGCCTGACGATACTTGGGAGGGCCATCCAagctgtttttcttctttgttggcAATGCATAACGCACCGTCGATGTGTGGAATGCTGCTGCTCTTGGTGCTGCTACCGTCGGAGGTAAAACGGCTCGAGGTGTCGGACGAAGCCGCGTCAGGCAGCCCCAGCAAAAGGAGGAAACCATTGTGTTGCAACACACTGGCTCAGCGGCCAGTGGTACGACGATCAATGGAAACTGCTGTAGGATAAAGGAAGGGGAGGCCGCGTTGATTGTTGCTCAAGCGTATGAACTGGATTGAAATTCGGAGCACAATTTGGAACTTCAACTAAGATTCCTCAGATTACCTATTCGAGTTTAGTGTAGTTGCCGCAAGCCCAACTCCGAAGGCGGTCTGTCAATATTGTGCTCATCTTAAAGCGGCTCCCCAAAATTTATCAaccaacttttttttccgcTTCAGTTTTCCTAGCGGCTAGTCAATCTTACAAACCTGTCGTACTTTTTTCTAGTGCATATAATACCTCACTGGATTCAACTGAGGTGCGCCTGACAATGTCGGAAACCGCAACAACGACAGCTGCCTCCGCGGCATCGAAATCAAAGCCCGAGAGATTGTGAGTTGCTATCTATAGTAGTCGGTCGATGTATAGATCGTATGTACGAGGTATACTAATTGCAATGGCAATTTGCAGGCCCATTACAGTCTCCAAACCTACTCCATACACTTTTGATCTCGGCCATCTCCTCGCGAATGACCCCAACCCTCTTGAAATCTCTCGGTCCGAACCAGTAAATGTCTCTCTGAAGGCCACCGCCCGCGATGGTGTGCAGTCTCTCCTCAACCAACTTCTCACTACTTGTCCTATTACCTCCTCACAACAAGGTGTGCTCCTGACGCTTCCTGCTCCCACAACTGTTCTTCCCAGACATAAGCCCCTGCCGACACCCAAGCCACCCACCAAGTGGGAACTTTTCGCGCGCAAGAAGGGCATTGGCAGATTCAGTGGCAAGGCTGGTGCTGGACTTGCTGAGAAGGAGCGCCGGAAGAAGCTGGTCTatgatgaagagaagggcGAGTGGGTTCCTCGTTGGGGTTATAAGGGAAAGAATAAGTCGGATGAGGATTGGTTGGTTGAAGTAAATGAGAAGGAttggaagaaagaggaggaagctgcGGCTAAGGGAAGCTCGATTCGTGGGATGTCGCGGGCTGAGCGTAAGGAGAGGATACGACGAAACgaaaggaagatgaggaacaATGAACGGAAATCCAGGAAGTCGGGTGGTGGTTAAGAGATGAGTTGTGCAACTTGCTAATCAAGGCTCTTCCGTTGGGCTTTGACCAAATTCCTCAACTCTTTATTTGTCTGGAATACTGGGCTTATCAGGCGTTTGGATTGGAGTCGCCGGTCTTTGATGTCTCATGTTGCCTGAATGGATTGCTGCCATTTGGGCTCAAAAAGTAAAGCAGCTGTGTCGGATTTTCAACActttttattctttgtcCTTGCCTAGTGCCCGAGAACAACTCATGTATATTCTGCTAGCATATTTCTGCGGCTCTATACCTAGAACCTCATTCTTGTAACGCAATAGGAAGCATTTGCTATTTCATCAGATTCTCTCAGTGTGACGTATGGTTTAATCATTGATCTATGTTACAAAGTATGTACCAGCATAGCACTCCAGAAACATGCAGTTAAGAATGAACCATAAGGGTAAGGTACCAAACAAGCTCCTATGTGGGGAATCAACGAATGTATAAAAACGTCAAGAGCAAAAAATACATCCATGCGGATTTGTAGCTGCCTGGGGCAAATACACGCCAAAAGCTACGCAATGATAGAACGAGAAAAGGGAGACAAccaataaaaaaaaaataaataaaagtaatggaaaaataacataaaaaaaatttgGAGGACAACATGATCAGATGATAGAAAGAACAATCCGAATTTGTACAAGCCAAACAAGAGATAGGGTAGAGTTTGATAATCAAAGGACTCCGGAGGCGCCAGACATGCACACTGATATAAGAAAGGGGCGAAAATGGCTAGAAGCAAACAGACATAAATGAAGCAAAACAGTCCGGAAGATTGATTAAAGTAAGATAGAAAAAGATTGCGAAGATTCAGGTTCGGAGTAAGGAGAATAACGCTTGCAGTGCGGATCCAGTCCGAGACTTTGAAGTGGCAATTCTCAGGTCTCAAGTCTAAAACAAACTGAGAGATGCGCGGGCCAGCCTGGTCGAAGAGCTCAAATGTGCAATGCCGGATTGTATGTGCGCCAACCGtttagaaaatatagaaGGCTCATATCGACGGAATGAAGGGCTCAACCCATCAAAACTGAACGGTGGTTTTCGACTGGGGCGTTCTCATATCTGAATAGGAGACAGCGGAGGCCCTAGTTCAGGAAGCTGGGAAATACTCCTAGTATGTGCAGTCTCAATGTTGTTGGGCCTGTTCTTGCGGGCTTTAGCTGTCTCAGGACGAGAAGGCTGCTCTTGAATGGAAGGCTGGCTACTACCAGATGAAGATATAGCTCTCTCTTCCAAACTCGTGGGTTGTGGAAAACTCGCACCAGTATCCTGTTTTGTATGCGctaatctttctttttcgtccATTCCCTTTTCGATCTCAAGATATTCCTTCTCTGTCCAGCAGCCCTGCCAACAGTTTTTCCAATCACAGACAAGAAAGTTAAAACAGAAGGCATCTATCTTCATGCAAGGTTGGAAGCAGATGCAGAGATTGGGGTAGCTCATCTTGTTTTGATCAACATAGGAATGCAGAAGATTCAAGTGACATGTGATGGCGAAGAGAAGGTAGTAATGATATGGGGGTAGCTTTGAAAGCTCATCTTTGAGCATCTGTGGAGCAGTGGTTGCGCCCTCACATTTCTCGGCGATCATGGCTTGTGTTTCTTTGGGGAAAAGCTCATCGGGTAATTCTCTCAGCCAAGCTTTGAACATGGAACCAATTGTATTGATGTCATAGAGGTCCGATACATCGAAGAGGTTGATGTCAAGCTCTGGATGAATGTTAAAAGACGCTTAGTTCGCAGAGATCTACCCAGTTGACTTACCAGTATCAAAGCGCCGTTGCCAATGTTTGACTTCTTTTCCGCTACCCGGAACACGGTAAAGTCCTTCCTCCTCACAGCCCTTAAAATTGAGGTAGCTGATGTAACGTCAGTAACTTACCCATCCGAACGGGATTGCGTGCAAACTTACTCAATGCAACGATACGGCAAAGCTGGCATCCAAAACTCAGTCTTGTCCTTACAATCCTCAAGCCGCTTCGCGATACGAGTTCGACGGGCTTGTTCAATAAGCGGCAAATTGATCACGGAGCAGACATAGTTGTCATCATTAATGAGTTCCCGCTCATTAGTACTGCCACTCCGGGTGATCTTCCCAAAAAATCCCTTGCCTGCCTTGCCAATTCGATCCGCAGCACCACTCGAGGACTGCTTGATATTATTGAACAGCGCTGCCGAGGCGCCTGATACTTGACTCAGGGAAGCGGAAGGTACCATCGACCCGCCATATCTATCCTTCCGTATCGAGCCGCTGTTGACGTCCGTAAGACGGTCGATTGTATGACTGCGGACGTGAGGGTTCCCTGTGGGCTTGACTTCTGCTGCTTTCGGGGGTGTTTGCGCCTCCCTCTTGGCGCTTTCTTCAAGTCTCATAAGGCTGGTTGACGGACGCCTATGTGCAATCCTGTTCACGGAGGAGTCGTCCAATCTGATTGATCGAGAGCGAGAAAGGAGATTGGCAAAGCGCGGTTTGCTCTTTTTTAGAGTATGACCAGACTCAGACTCCGTCCCAACTCGTTTGATTTCCGCTTGTTGCGTGTGTCTGTCGTCGGAAGAAGGACTGTCTAGAAGGTGTGTCAGTAGGTTTCAACGGAGCGACAGACATGACTGTGTACGTACTGTTCTCTTGTTGCGCCGCACGTTCAATGGCACCGGGAAGGTCCGGAGTTGACTCGTACAGCTTTGATGATATTTGTGTTCTGCGATCTCTAGAACTGCCACGGCTTCTAGGCTTGTCGCCCGAATTTCCCGAACTGTCCGACCTCTGAGCCCTGTGAGAAACCTTTGGCGCCTTTAAATTCGCAAAGAACGAACGCGAAGGGTCACGACTATGCTTGGGGGAATCTCGTGGCGAGGGAGGGTACTGAGGAATGGCCGTGACGCCTTGAGTAGGTGATTCTGCGGTGAGGCCGGGGGAGACTGGTAGGATTGGGCTATTTGCTTTGCTATTCGATTCTTGTGTGACAGAGCGGATTGTGGTGCCCTTGAAGAACGTTGAACTTGAGGAAGATTTGGGTGATCGCGGCGTCAGGGGACTGGGTCCATCTGAGCTTGCACCAGGTGTATGTGGGGACGTAGTCTTTGCGCTTATTTGGAGAGTGGAAGGGCTGAGATCTAAATTCGGAATACAGGACTGTCTAGACGGCATCTTAGACGTTGATCGCGGGTCAGATAGCGGCGTGGACAAATTGTCAGGGGGAGCCGGCAAAAGCGATACACCAAGCGCTAACTGGATGCTGAAGGTACAAAAAAAGATTGACCTATTACTCACAAAATCATATGTTAGCACGGAATGCACGTAAGTTTCTAGTTAATCGGGGGTATTTTTGGGATGCTGAAACAGACTAACCGAGAGACCCCAGATTCTAGAACCTACCCTTGTTCTAAAAAAGTTGGCTCTTCCTAAATCTTTAGGGCGAGAATATCCTAAATTTATCCCTTCTTTCAGGAGGAGGTGATGCCCCATGTATTCTTGGAGTATATCGAGAGAGATCGCACGGTAAATACACCGACTGCAACGGGACCAGCCTTGCCAATAAGTTTCCTAAATGTCGGTGTCGAAAACGCTGTCAAAGCAAACAATGATCGTACGTGGAACAGGAGAATATCTCAGAGCGACCGCGTCTAAGAAATAGTTGCATGGTCGTTAGCGATCCAGGCCAGAAACAAAGATGGCTTTGCATTAAAGAGAtaggaagaaagagtggCGTGCAGCAATTAACGGTAAGGAGCGTCGataaagaaggggaagggggggCTATGAATGCATGAAGCCATCACGAAGGCTGACATTGTCATGGTTTACCCCTTGGTATGCgtcaagaagaagggagagagcGAGAGTCTCGAGGTGATTTTATCATGTGTTTATAGGAGAGAACAGTCGATTGAGTTCATGACCATCCTACCATCAGGAGCAGATGAAGGTATCTTAACACCTTAAAACATACCAGAATGCGCAGCCCCTCATATTAGGAATTGGACCTTCTTGATTGAATTTCTTTGTCAATCCACACCCGTCTCTTGCCCAGCGGTACTCTTTGTAAATTCCTTGGTCGCAGATGAACTCAGTACTGCTGTCctgaattttttttttttcccttggttttattttttttttacccttgGGCTGCGGAGCGGCGTTCAGAGGGCGGTCGGTAAAGAGAGGAGCGACTAGCGTGCTATCGTGGAATTGTTAAAAGTGAGGACAGAAGGCCaccaaaaaataaaaataaaaataaaaagaggaaaaggaattTAACACTGAAGAGAGATCGagatgaatagaaaagagagaatagtAAGTGATTTCTTAATTATGGAAATTCCAAGGAGATTGGTTGTATGGATTTGGTCGTCAAAAGCCTTGACACCAGAGAGTGATTCTCGCACGGTTCTGTAAGTGCTCAGACTCGACGACACATTCCTTGACAGCGTTATGCAAGCGCGGCAGTGTGTCAGGCTAAGAAGCCTCCGTTCTTTAAGGGGCGAACTGATAGTGGAGCTGGCGTTGTGCAAGGCTCCAGAAATTGCTACTGCGTGGCTTTTTGGAGCGCTATGGAAAAGCCTATTTGTATCTAGTGCACCGATGGGATTTCCGTGAGAGACGCGGCAGAAGATATGTACGGAGTCCTCAAGTGTCCTATACAGTAGatcccttcctcctctcgtcTTAATTTTTTCATATTTCTGAGTTTACGATATACCCTAGGCCTGGCTAGTGTTGGAAAGTAACCGTATGAGCCAAATCAAGAGGACGGGGGcaaaaattagaaatagataaaataaaaggaagagagagaattgGCTTCTTGTGTGGAGGGTGACGTTTGGTCTAACCCACCGACCGATGATCGAGCTAGTTGAAGTATCGGAACTTGTTCAGGTCATTGGAAGATACATTGtgtttaataatataatctgGTCTACTTTCGTAATCATGACTCGGATGATCCCTAGTAAGATTGTAGGGCTACCTAGTCAGTAGACTCATATAGATGGTCATACCTGATCGTGTTCTGTGGCTTACCATAGCCCCCTAATAGATTATGCAGAGGAACACATGGTGTATAGGAGTTGAATGTGTACAAGGGTATACACCGAAAGATCGGGAAGACCCATCCAAATAATGGAATGGTGTCATTGATTGGCTTAAAAGATCGGGCCTGGCAGCTGGTGCCTTGGGCGGGATGATGTACGCTCTGACGAAGATAGAGTAGTTGCAGCAATGGATTGGTTGACCGGATATCCCGCTGGGGCGCCGTTCCATGGCATGGGCGAATCAACGGCGGTTGGACTCTACGCGAACGAGGTGCCTGGCGCGGAGACGGTCATAGCATCACTAGGGTGTATTAAGTAGGCTTGACTACCAGTTACCACCAATACACTTCAAAAGTCAAATCATCTGTCCTGGTCGTTCATCATTCTCTTTACACTTGTGTTGCAACATCTGAATGTTTGCACCGAACAGGTTAGTCCATGAGGGAtaagaatgagagaaaaaaatatgtAGTCCCATTTTTCAAGTATCGGCTGATCCTTCTGAGCTTCAAGTGGACTTGTTACCACGGTTCACACCTGACATCGTGATACCGCTAGTGGGGAtgatataaaaagtaatttGTGCCAGAGAATAAGAATGGAAAATAGGCACATATATAGGCAAGGCCCCGCCAGGTGTCTTCATTTGCCTAAATAAtagagtaaaagaaaaggcaaaaagaagcaaaaagtaaaaagagaaaagggaaaagtaaTAATTGCCGGATTGCTGGATTGCTGGAATGCTGAAACCTGCCATCTATTCAAAGATACCCATAACTTTGCCCGttacgtactccgtactctaTGCAT
This Aspergillus flavus chromosome 1, complete sequence DNA region includes the following protein-coding sequences:
- a CDS encoding uncharacterized protein (expressed protein), which produces MAGFSIPAIQQSGNYYFSLFSFYFLLLFAFSFTLLFRQMKTPGGALPIYVPIFHSYSLAQITFYIIPTSGITMSGVNRGNKST
- a CDS encoding Rho GTPase activator, with the translated sequence MPSRQSCIPNLDLSPSTLQISAKTTSPHTPGASSDGPSPLTPRSPKSSSSSTFFKGTTIRSVTQESNSKANSPILPVSPGLTAESPTQGVTAIPQYPPSPRDSPKHSRDPSRSFFANLKAPKVSHRAQRSDSSGNSGDKPRSRGSSRDRRTQISSKLYESTPDLPGAIERAAQQENNSPSSDDRHTQQAEIKRVGTESESGHTLKKSKPRFANLLSRSRSIRLDDSSVNRIAHRRPSTSLMRLEESAKREAQTPPKAAEVKPTGNPHVRSHTIDRLTDVNSGSIRKDRYGGSMVPSASLSQVSGASAALFNNIKQSSSGAADRIGKAGKGFFGKITRSGSTNERELINDDNYVCSVINLPLIEQARRTRIAKRLEDCKDKTEFWMPALPYRCIDYLNFKGCEEEGLYRVPGSGKEVKHWQRRFDTELDINLFDVSDLYDINTIGSMFKAWLRELPDELFPKETQAMIAEKCEGATTAPQMLKDELSKLPPYHYYLLFAITCHLNLLHSYVDQNKMSYPNLCICFQPCMKIDAFCFNFLVCDWKNCWQGCWTEKEYLEIEKGMDEKERLAHTKQDTGASFPQPTSLEERAISSSGSSQPSIQEQPSRPETAKARKNRPNNIETAHTRSISQLPELGPPLSPIQI
- a CDS encoding putative ribosome biogenesis protein (unnamed protein product), which gives rise to MSETATTTAASAASKSKPERLPITVSKPTPYTFDLGHLLANDPNPLEISRSEPVNVSLKATARDGVQSLLNQLLTTCPITSSQQGVLLTLPAPTTVLPRHKPLPTPKPPTKWELFARKKGIGRFSGKAGAGLAEKERRKKLVYDEEKGEWVPRWGYKGKNKSDEDWLVEVNEKDWKKEEEAAAKGSSIRGMSRAERKERIRRNERKMRNNERKSRKSGGG
- a CDS encoding mitochondrial 37S ribosomal protein mS29, producing MVSSFCWGCLTRLRPTPRAVLPPTVAAPRAAAFHTSTVRYALPTKKKNSLDGPPKYRQAKSARMKKKKPVERARPPPVGERKALRKRIVLSNPNALEVEGMQDFTSETMVDARLRGSILGLPVPMLTQLRAVEAFKPKQGWSIFRRPGTVVRRETLELGRLIDSISNEGQDKGRSVKKIVTGVRGSGKTVHLLQAMAMAFTKQWVVFTVPEPQDLVIAHTGYAPLSDETPNLYVQNEATATLLSRTVVANEQVLKTLHVSREHAALKSSVKAGMTLEELAKLGIQDPAIAWTVFQALWAELTATSAASGFDKNFKPRPPMLVTVDGLAHWMKNSEYRSVEFEPIHAHDLVFVRHFLGLLKPGTGKPALPNGGLLLYSTSASNNPTIYSFEVALKQIAARQAGLNASAPEFPQADPYSGADKRVIDAFDSSKPTVAKEGMLELQTLGGLTRDEARGFMEYFARSGLLREKINDEWVGEKWSLAGGGVIGELEKLGRRLRVTD